From one Comamonas piscis genomic stretch:
- the alr gene encoding alanine racemase — protein MPRPILATIHTAALQHNLARARQAAQDAKLWCVVKANAYGHGIEQVFDGMRAADGFALLEPSEAQRIRDLGWRGPILLLEGVFDARDLELCSRLNLWHTVHCDQQIDWLAAHKTQQPHRVFLKMNSGMNRLGFTAERYRSAWARLNALTQVDEISLITHFSDADTAKGIGAALALFNQTTLDLPGERSICNSAAMLRNPDMPASQRGDWVRGGILLYGSAPDYPLQTAEDWGLQPTMTLSAKVIGVQELQAGDTVGYGSAFTADKPMRIGVVACGYADGYPRHCGNGTPVLVDGQRSRLIGRVSMDMVTVDLTDIPQAGWGSEVTLWGRAANGTVLPIDEVAQAAGTVGYELMCAVAPRVPVVVDGH, from the coding sequence ATGCCGCGCCCCATTCTAGCCACCATTCATACCGCTGCTTTGCAACATAACCTGGCCCGCGCGCGCCAGGCGGCGCAAGACGCCAAGCTGTGGTGTGTCGTGAAAGCAAACGCTTACGGCCATGGCATCGAGCAGGTGTTTGACGGCATGCGCGCCGCCGATGGCTTTGCGCTGCTGGAGCCGTCCGAAGCCCAGCGCATCCGCGATCTGGGCTGGCGCGGCCCGATTCTGTTGCTCGAAGGCGTCTTCGATGCACGTGACCTGGAGCTGTGCTCGCGCCTGAACCTTTGGCACACGGTGCACTGCGACCAGCAGATCGACTGGCTGGCGGCCCACAAGACCCAGCAGCCGCACCGCGTCTTTCTGAAGATGAACTCCGGCATGAACCGCCTGGGCTTTACCGCCGAGCGCTACCGCTCCGCCTGGGCCCGCCTCAATGCGCTGACCCAGGTGGACGAGATCTCCCTCATCACCCACTTCAGCGATGCCGACACCGCCAAAGGCATTGGCGCAGCGCTGGCGCTGTTCAACCAGACCACCTTGGACCTTCCCGGCGAGCGCAGCATCTGCAACAGCGCCGCGATGCTGCGCAACCCCGACATGCCAGCCAGCCAACGCGGCGACTGGGTGCGGGGCGGCATTCTGCTCTACGGCAGCGCGCCCGATTACCCGCTGCAAACCGCCGAGGACTGGGGCCTGCAGCCGACGATGACCTTGTCGGCCAAGGTCATCGGCGTGCAGGAGCTGCAGGCCGGCGATACCGTCGGCTACGGCTCGGCCTTCACCGCCGACAAGCCCATGCGCATCGGCGTCGTCGCCTGCGGCTATGCCGACGGCTACCCCCGCCACTGCGGCAACGGCACCCCCGTGCTGGTCGACGGCCAGCGCTCGCGCCTGATCGGTCGTGTCAGCATGGACATGGTCACCGTCGATCTCACCGACATCCCCCAAGCCGGCTGGGGCAGCGAAGTGACTCTGTGGGGCCGCGCCGCCAACGGCACGGTGCTCCCCATCGACGAAGTGGCGCAGGCCGCAGGCACCGTGGGCTATGAGCTGATGTGCGCGGTG
- the lplT gene encoding lysophospholipid transporter LplT — MKRGFYTIMSAQFFSSLADNALFVVAVDLLINSGAAEWQRAALVPMFALFYVILAPFVGAFADAYPKGQVMFISNAIKVIGCLLMLFGHHPLLAYAVVGLGAAAYSPAKYGILTELLPASQLVRANGWIEGLTITSIILGVLLGGQLVGPQISGWLLSFDLPLIDTPIDTPSEAAICVIGLLYAGAAWFNTRIPRTATQLVPLRQDMSRSMFSNVMDLLPDFWRCNNRLWHDKLGQISLSTTTLFWGVSGNLRYIVLAWSAVALGYSTTKASALVGVVAIGTAVGAILASMRMKLDGATRVIPLGIAMGLLVVGMNFIHSIWLAVPFLIVLGGLGGFLVVPMNALLQHRGHNLMGSGRSIAVQNFNEQACILGLGVVYSMFTRFGMSAYGAITCFGLLVAGIMWCIQLWHRHNCKQHPQEIKRLLDIARHDHH; from the coding sequence ATGAAGCGCGGTTTCTATACCATCATGTCGGCGCAGTTTTTCAGCTCGCTGGCCGACAACGCCCTGTTTGTCGTTGCCGTCGATCTGCTGATCAACTCAGGTGCAGCCGAGTGGCAACGGGCCGCCTTGGTGCCCATGTTCGCGCTGTTCTACGTGATCCTGGCACCGTTTGTGGGCGCATTTGCCGATGCCTACCCCAAGGGGCAGGTGATGTTCATCAGCAATGCCATCAAGGTGATCGGCTGCCTGCTGATGCTGTTTGGCCACCATCCGCTGCTGGCCTATGCCGTCGTAGGCCTGGGCGCTGCGGCTTACTCCCCCGCCAAGTACGGCATCCTCACCGAACTGCTGCCGGCCAGCCAGCTGGTGCGGGCCAATGGCTGGATCGAGGGGCTGACCATCACCTCGATCATTCTGGGTGTGCTGCTGGGCGGCCAACTGGTAGGCCCCCAAATCTCCGGCTGGCTGCTGTCCTTTGACCTGCCGCTGATCGATACCCCCATCGACACCCCATCGGAGGCAGCGATCTGCGTGATCGGCCTGCTCTATGCAGGCGCTGCCTGGTTCAACACCCGCATCCCCCGCACCGCTACCCAGCTGGTGCCGCTGCGCCAGGACATGAGCCGCAGCATGTTCTCCAATGTGATGGACCTGCTGCCTGACTTTTGGCGCTGCAACAACCGCCTCTGGCACGACAAGCTCGGCCAGATTTCGCTGTCGACCACCACCTTGTTCTGGGGCGTGTCGGGCAACCTGCGCTACATCGTGCTGGCCTGGAGCGCCGTCGCGCTGGGCTACAGCACTACCAAGGCCTCGGCCCTCGTTGGCGTGGTGGCCATTGGCACGGCAGTCGGCGCGATTCTGGCCTCCATGCGCATGAAGCTGGACGGCGCCACGCGCGTGATCCCGCTGGGCATTGCGATGGGCCTGTTGGTAGTGGGCATGAACTTCATCCACAGCATCTGGCTGGCGGTGCCTTTTCTGATTGTGCTGGGGGGCCTGGGCGGCTTCCTAGTGGTGCCAATGAACGCACTGCTGCAGCACCGGGGCCACAACCTGATGGGCTCGGGCCGCTCGATTGCTGTGCAAAACTTCAACGAGCAGGCCTGCATCCTGGGTCTGGGCGTCGTCTACAGCATGTTCACCCGGTTTGGCATGTCGGCCTATGGCGCCATCACCTGCTTTGGCCTGCTGGTGGCCGGCATCATGTGGTGCATCCAGCTCTGGCACCGGCATAATTGCAAGCAGCATCCGCAGGAAATCAAACGGCTGCTGGACATTGCCCGCCACGACCACCACTGA
- a CDS encoding DMT family transporter produces the protein MLTALPFLALMTNALIWGTIWWPFRQLQGMGVHPVLATALVYLILFCGLMLVKPAAAAIARRHPMLLLLAFTSGTTNVLFNWAATTGDVVRVVLLFYLMPAWSVLLAWYFLGERPNKYSVLRLVLAFSGVLIVMIPAGATWQSLTANLSLPDALAIAGGFTFAGTNVVLRSQYRVPGEARMLAMFFGGLVAAGAMSVLGIYLGRMPALPDIAWSWPLMVLVVAVLIMLSNWTLQYGASRLAATTAAVVMLSEVVFASASNVMIEGAVLSGRLLLGGALVLSASLIAAIESRLP, from the coding sequence ATGCTCACCGCGCTGCCCTTTTTAGCCTTGATGACCAATGCCCTGATCTGGGGCACGATCTGGTGGCCGTTCCGCCAGCTGCAAGGCATGGGCGTACACCCGGTGCTGGCCACCGCCCTGGTCTACCTGATCCTGTTTTGCGGGCTGATGCTGGTCAAACCTGCAGCGGCGGCCATTGCCCGGCGCCACCCCATGCTGCTGTTGCTGGCCTTTACCTCCGGCACCACCAATGTGCTGTTCAACTGGGCCGCTACCACCGGCGATGTGGTGCGCGTGGTGCTGCTGTTCTATCTGATGCCCGCCTGGTCGGTGCTGCTGGCCTGGTACTTTCTGGGGGAGAGGCCCAACAAATACTCGGTCCTGCGCCTGGTGCTGGCCTTCAGCGGCGTGCTGATCGTGATGATCCCGGCCGGCGCCACCTGGCAGAGCCTGACAGCCAACCTCTCACTGCCCGATGCGCTGGCGATTGCCGGCGGCTTTACCTTTGCCGGCACCAATGTGGTTTTGCGCAGCCAGTACCGGGTGCCGGGCGAGGCGCGCATGCTGGCCATGTTCTTTGGCGGCCTGGTTGCCGCTGGTGCCATGTCGGTGCTGGGCATCTACCTGGGCCGTATGCCGGCCCTCCCCGATATCGCCTGGAGTTGGCCGTTGATGGTGCTGGTGGTCGCCGTGCTGATCATGCTCAGCAACTGGACCTTGCAGTACGGCGCCTCGCGCCTGGCCGCCACTACGGCTGCCGTGGTGATGCTGTCCGAAGTGGTGTTTGCCAGCGCCTCCAACGTGATGATCGAGGGCGCCGTGCTCTCGGGCCGGCTGCTGCTGGGCGGCGCGCTGGTGCTGTCGGCATCGCTGATTGCGGCGATTGAATCTCGCCTGCCTTAA
- a CDS encoding glutathione peroxidase, producing MPQAQHTLQDFVLHDASAQPLPLARYAGQVVLVVNTATACGFTPQLKGLEALQQQYGAQGLQVLGLPCNQFGAQASGSNAEIAQFCELNYQTSFPSLAKVEVNGPHADPLFVWLKAQAPGILGGRILWNFTKFLVARDGTTVQRFAPMTKPAKLAAAIEKALASS from the coding sequence ATGCCCCAAGCTCAGCACACGCTCCAGGATTTTGTACTCCACGACGCCAGCGCACAGCCCCTACCGCTAGCGCGCTATGCCGGCCAGGTGGTGCTCGTCGTCAACACCGCCACGGCCTGCGGTTTTACGCCGCAGCTCAAAGGGCTGGAAGCGCTGCAGCAGCAGTATGGCGCGCAAGGCTTGCAGGTGCTGGGCCTCCCCTGCAACCAGTTTGGCGCGCAGGCATCGGGCAGCAATGCCGAGATTGCGCAGTTTTGCGAGCTGAACTACCAGACGAGCTTCCCCAGCCTGGCCAAGGTGGAGGTGAACGGCCCGCACGCCGACCCCTTGTTTGTCTGGCTCAAGGCGCAGGCACCGGGCATCCTGGGTGGGCGGATTCTGTGGAATTTCACCAAGTTTCTGGTCGCGCGCGATGGCACCACGGTGCAGCGCTTTGCCCCGATGACCAAGCCGGCCAAGCTGGCAGCGGCTATCGAGAAGGCATTGGCTTCTTCTTAA
- a CDS encoding ProQ/FINO family protein, producing MTEPTLPTSSDASAPAPAPAAPAAGGDTRRQPKQERSERPAGKAPVLNSAMADALRAATKGHALEVAPAAAPAESDAAPVQRQERSERPARTGQAPRRSNKPGSGARREGPASGGRGPRRDGGPSAPQAPKAPPRPRHPVVEKLAGLYPALFGDQPLPLKRGVFQDLMAAHPDAFEKNELKVALGLHTRSTRYLNAVAMGQSRHDLQGQVVEAMAPEHVFHALVESFRRRKPRDGEDLQLKLRRRIGMAYIGSDLSRDDFLAKVQVKDEATQALLADAMQEVAEFDAKAEALATAHAASGKSVAEFADMYGMHPAAVERHLHRAAQVKAIAARPAPVAAPAAPEAADDEAEAPVAQADDQAAAAE from the coding sequence ATGACCGAACCGACCCTCCCCACCTCTTCTGATGCTTCCGCACCGGCACCAGCTCCGGCTGCGCCCGCAGCGGGCGGTGATACGCGTCGCCAGCCCAAGCAGGAGCGCTCCGAGCGCCCGGCAGGCAAAGCGCCGGTGCTGAACTCGGCCATGGCCGATGCGCTGCGCGCGGCCACCAAGGGCCATGCGCTGGAAGTGGCACCCGCCGCTGCGCCTGCCGAATCGGATGCCGCACCCGTGCAACGCCAGGAGCGCAGCGAGCGCCCTGCACGCACGGGCCAAGCCCCCCGCCGCAGCAACAAGCCCGGCAGCGGTGCACGCCGTGAAGGCCCCGCATCGGGTGGCCGTGGCCCCCGCCGTGATGGTGGCCCAAGTGCTCCCCAGGCGCCCAAGGCGCCTCCCCGCCCACGCCACCCCGTGGTGGAAAAGCTTGCGGGCCTGTACCCTGCGCTGTTTGGCGACCAACCGCTGCCGCTCAAGCGCGGTGTGTTCCAGGACCTGATGGCCGCCCACCCCGATGCCTTCGAAAAGAATGAGCTGAAGGTGGCCCTGGGCCTGCATACCCGTTCGACCCGTTACCTGAACGCCGTGGCCATGGGCCAGTCCCGCCACGACCTGCAAGGCCAAGTGGTCGAAGCGATGGCGCCCGAGCACGTGTTCCATGCGCTGGTGGAGTCCTTCCGCCGCCGCAAGCCCCGTGATGGCGAAGACCTGCAGCTCAAGCTGCGCCGCCGTATCGGCATGGCCTACATCGGCTCGGACCTGAGCCGCGATGACTTCCTGGCCAAGGTCCAGGTCAAGGACGAAGCCACCCAGGCGCTGCTGGCCGACGCCATGCAGGAAGTCGCCGAGTTCGACGCCAAGGCCGAGGCCCTGGCGACCGCCCATGCCGCCAGCGGCAAGAGCGTGGCCGAGTTTGCCGACATGTACGGCATGCACCCGGCAGCTGTCGAGCGCCATCTGCACCGTGCTGCGCAGGTCAAGGCGATTGCCGCCCGTCCTGCACCGGTAGCCGCACCCGCTGCGCCAGAAGCTGCTGATGACGAAGCCGAGGCGCCCGTCGCCCAAGCCGACGACCAGGCTGCTGCCGCTGAATAA
- a CDS encoding SDR family oxidoreductase — MDLGLTGRAALVWGGSKGMGYAAARQLALEGAEVVIAARTESSLQAAAQALSAECGRPVRYVVADITKKAGREAALAACPQPDILVNNSDGYPPGDFRDWTDETWHEALDMMMVGPIDMMRRVVDGMQQRGYGRIINIVSRSVKAAHAELGLSNGARSGLVGFVAGLARQTVRHNVTINNVLPGAFDTDAQARHIHKLAQQSGRPTDQVRQSREAANPAGRFGRPEEVGALIAYLASQHTGYVTGQSWLIDGGEYPGTY, encoded by the coding sequence ATGGATCTGGGATTGACGGGCAGGGCCGCGCTGGTCTGGGGCGGCAGCAAGGGCATGGGCTATGCAGCAGCGCGCCAGCTGGCGCTGGAAGGGGCCGAGGTGGTGATCGCCGCCCGCACCGAAAGCAGCCTGCAAGCGGCGGCGCAGGCCTTGTCGGCCGAGTGTGGCCGCCCCGTGCGCTATGTGGTGGCCGACATCACCAAAAAAGCGGGCCGTGAGGCTGCACTGGCTGCCTGCCCGCAGCCGGACATCCTGGTCAACAACTCCGACGGCTACCCGCCTGGCGATTTCCGCGACTGGACGGACGAGACCTGGCACGAGGCGCTGGACATGATGATGGTCGGCCCGATCGACATGATGCGCCGCGTGGTCGATGGCATGCAGCAGCGCGGCTACGGGCGCATCATCAATATCGTCTCGCGCAGCGTCAAGGCCGCGCATGCCGAACTGGGGCTGTCCAATGGCGCGCGCTCGGGGCTGGTGGGCTTTGTGGCGGGGCTGGCGCGTCAAACGGTACGCCACAACGTCACCATCAACAATGTGCTGCCCGGCGCGTTCGATACCGATGCGCAGGCCCGCCACATCCACAAGCTGGCCCAGCAAAGCGGCCGTCCCACAGACCAGGTGCGCCAAAGCCGCGAGGCCGCCAACCCCGCAGGCCGCTTTGGCCGGCCCGAAGAAGTCGGTGCGCTGATTGCTTACCTGGCATCGCAGCACACCGGCTATGTGACCGGGCAGAGCTGGCTGATCGACGGGGGCGAGTACCCGGGGACCTATTGA